In Hemitrygon akajei chromosome 9, sHemAka1.3, whole genome shotgun sequence, the following are encoded in one genomic region:
- the kcns3a gene encoding potassium voltage-gated channel subfamily S member 3a: MIYGRLFERTVTDCELININVGGYKQRIDQQTLLRFPHTRLGKLLKCDTEEDILELCDDYNVVDKEFYFDRNPCLFRYILNFYYTGKLHVMEELCAFSFSQEIEYWGINELFIDSCCSNRYQERKEDVVDKDWDQKSDESIDSSFEELSVLDKDIDNFENMWCGKLRMNMWIRLENPGHSLSAKIFTIVSLSVVLISIVAMCIHSMHEFQQFDANDKVIVDPALEGLEIACIIWFTTEFIVRFSVSPCLKKFFKKPLNLIDFISILPFYFTLTLESMDEDSEELENVGKVIQILRLMRIFRILKLARHSVGLRSLGATLRHSYHEVGLLLLFLTVGISIFSVLAYSVEKDESESGLHSIPMSWWWATISMTTVGYGDTYPVTLLGKLIGSICIICGILVVALPITIIFNKFSKYYRKHKMVDIDRCNAELAESCPDLPYVNIRDIYAKNMHSFIASISSMVSTDASDRSTDASSIQDLETVHNRATFEN; the protein is encoded by the coding sequence ATGATTTATGGGAGGCTGTTTGAAAGGACTGTTACTGATTGCGAACTTATCAACATAAACGTGGGAGGATACAAACAGAGAATCGACCAACAGACCCTGCTACGGTTTCCTCACACCAGGTTAGGAAAACTGCTGAAATGTGACACCGAGGAGGATATTTTAGAGCTCTGCGATGATTACAACGTTGTGGACAAGGAATTTTACTTTGATCGGAATCCGTGCCTGTTCCGGTACATTCTGAACTTCTACTACACAGGGAAACTGCATGTCATGGAAGAGCTCTGTGCATTTTCTTTCAGTCAAGAGATTGAGTACTGGGGGATTAATGAACTTTTTATTGACTCCTGCTGCAGCAACAGGTACCAAGAGAGGAAGGAGGATGTGGTGGATAAAGATTGGGATCAGAAAAGCGATGAGAGTATTGACTCTTCCTTTGAGGAGCTGTCAGTCTTGGATAAAGATATAGATAACTTTGAGAACATGTGGTGTGGAAAACTAAGGATGAATATGTGGATCAGGTTAGAAAATCCTGGACATTCACTCTCAGCCAAAATCTTCACAATCGTATCATTGAGTGTGGTCCTGATATCCATTGTGGCGATGTGCATTCACAGCATGCATGAGTTCCAACAATTTGATGCAAACGATAAGGTGATAGTTGATCCTGCTCTAGAAGGACTGGAGATTGCGTGTATTATTTGGTTCACCACGGAGTTTATTGTGAGATTCTCAGTTTCACCGTGTCTAAAAAAATTCTTCAAAAAACCCCTGAACCTAATTGATTTTATTTCAATCTTACCTTTCTACTTTACGTTGACCTTGGAGTCAATGGATGAGGACAGTGAAGAGTTAGAAAATGTGGGTAAGGTGATTCAGATCCTGCGTTTAATGAGGATATTCCGTATCCTGAAACTTGCCCGGCATTCAGTTGGGTTGCGATCGTTGGGAGCCACACTCAGGCACAGCTACCATGAAGTTGGGCTCCTACTCCTCTTCTTGACAGTTGGGATCTCTATATTCTCTGTGCTTGCTTACTCAGTTGAAAAGGATGAAAGTGAGTCAGGGCTTCACAGTATTCCAATGAGCTGGTGGTGGGCAACTATTAGCATGACCACCGTTGGGTATGGGGACACATACCCTGTCACACTGCTAGGAAAACTCATTGGAAGCATTTGCATTATATGTGGAATTTTGGTAGTGGCTCTGCCCATTACTATCATTTTCAACAAGTTTTCCAAGTACTACAGGAAGCATAAGATGGTGGACATTGaccgttgcaatgcagaacttgCAGAAAGTTGTCCTGATTTACCTTATGTGAACATTCGAGACATATATGCCAAAAACATGCACTCTTTCATAGCTAGCATCTCTTCTATGGTTAGCACTGATGCCAGTGATCGCAGCACAGATGCTTCTAGCATCCAAGATCTTGAAACTGTTCATAACAGAGCAACATTTGAGAACTGA